One region of Alcanivorax sediminis genomic DNA includes:
- the djlA gene encoding co-chaperone DjlA, with translation MQFNWGGKIILGLLGMLVGGPIGLIIGLFIGHMLDKGAERVQSFNPFRPYGAGEQEAVQKALFDTVFSVMGHLAKADGRVSEDEIAQARAVMDRMQLNEQQRQQAITLFNQGKSSDFPLDDTIRQFAATVHRRKQLILVLLEILLQIALADGTLHKEEEAVLLKVAEGLGVPPQQFRQILNMLLAQAQFSSGQGGGTYGGQQQASGPSRPSLSQAYQVLGVAESASNLEVKKAYRKLMSEHHPDKLASRGVPEEMIRLATEKTAEIGKAYDMIKEQRGFR, from the coding sequence ATGCAGTTCAATTGGGGCGGCAAGATCATTCTCGGCCTGCTGGGAATGCTGGTGGGTGGGCCGATTGGTCTGATCATTGGTTTGTTTATTGGCCACATGCTTGATAAAGGCGCGGAAAGGGTGCAGAGCTTCAATCCATTCCGCCCCTATGGGGCGGGTGAGCAGGAAGCGGTGCAGAAAGCGCTTTTTGACACGGTATTTTCCGTCATGGGGCATCTTGCCAAGGCGGATGGTCGTGTCAGCGAAGACGAGATCGCCCAGGCCCGGGCGGTGATGGATCGCATGCAGCTTAATGAGCAACAGCGCCAGCAAGCCATTACGTTGTTCAACCAGGGGAAATCCTCCGATTTCCCTCTGGATGACACCATCAGGCAGTTCGCTGCGACGGTACACCGGCGCAAGCAACTGATTCTGGTGCTGCTGGAAATCCTGCTGCAGATCGCGCTGGCTGATGGCACGCTCCACAAGGAGGAAGAAGCGGTGCTTCTGAAGGTCGCCGAGGGTCTTGGTGTACCGCCACAACAGTTCAGGCAAATCCTCAACATGCTGCTGGCGCAGGCCCAGTTCAGTTCAGGCCAGGGCGGTGGCACTTACGGTGGCCAGCAGCAAGCGTCAGGGCCATCACGTCCGTCGCTATCGCAGGCCTATCAGGTACTGGGGGTGGCTGAATCCGCCTCGAATCTGGAGGTCAAAAAGGCCTACCGCAAGCTGATGAGCGAGCACCACCCAGACAAACTGGCATCACGGGGCGTGCCCGAAGAAATGATTCGGCTGGCAACGGAAAAGACCGCGGAGATCGGCAAGGCCTACGATATGATCAAGGAACAGCGCGGCTTTCGATAG
- the hyi gene encoding hydroxypyruvate isomerase — translation MPRFAANLTMLFNEQPFLDRFHAAAQAGFRGVEYLFPYDWEASELAGKLEQHGLEQVLFNLPPGDWEGGERGIACLPDRIEEFREGVFEALEYAKALGCQRINCLAGLQPATMPDQVAFETLVENLRFAADILAAEDIMLTVEAINSRIDMPGFFLDTSRAAMAAIEEAGRDNLRLQFDIYHMQVMEGDLCRSLSELCPHIGHIQFADNPGRHEPGTGEIRFDHVFAHIDSLDYDGWVSAEYRPLTDTKSSLGWFHPTR, via the coding sequence ATGCCACGTTTCGCTGCCAATCTCACCATGCTGTTTAATGAGCAGCCCTTTCTCGATCGGTTTCACGCAGCAGCCCAGGCAGGATTTCGTGGGGTGGAGTACCTATTCCCTTATGACTGGGAGGCGTCAGAACTGGCAGGCAAGCTAGAGCAGCATGGACTTGAGCAAGTCCTGTTTAACCTGCCGCCCGGCGACTGGGAGGGCGGGGAGCGAGGCATTGCCTGTCTGCCCGACCGTATCGAGGAATTCCGCGAAGGGGTGTTTGAGGCTCTGGAGTATGCCAAGGCGCTGGGCTGCCAGAGAATTAACTGTCTGGCAGGTCTGCAGCCGGCCACGATGCCCGATCAGGTCGCCTTTGAGACCTTGGTGGAAAACCTGCGTTTTGCGGCGGATATTCTGGCCGCGGAGGACATCATGTTGACGGTGGAGGCAATTAACTCCCGGATCGACATGCCTGGCTTCTTTCTGGATACCTCCCGTGCGGCCATGGCGGCCATCGAGGAGGCCGGGCGGGACAATCTGCGTCTGCAGTTCGATATTTATCACATGCAAGTCATGGAAGGGGATCTGTGCCGTTCCCTTTCTGAACTTTGTCCCCATATTGGCCATATCCAGTTTGCAGATAACCCCGGTCGCCACGAGCCAGGCACCGGGGAGATTCGCTTCGATCATGTGTTCGCACATATCGACAGCCTGGATTATGACGGCTGGGTAAGCGCGGAATACCGCCCCCTGACCGACACCAAATCGAGCCTGGGCTGGTTCCATCCAACCCGGTAA